The region ATAAAAACGTAGACCGCTATTCCAAAACCTTCTCTTCTGCCGTAGGCCAGATCATGATAGGCTATAACAGCGCCCTGGCTAACCGGGCAATGGTCCAGAAGGTGCTGGACGTCAGCAAGGCAGGCTATGAAGCCCAGACCTTAAGCTTTCAGCAGGGCATGGCCACGGAAGCAGATGTCCTGGAAGCCAATAAAGGAGTGCTGGCGGCGCAGGCCTCACTGGAACAGCTTGATAACACCATTGACGGCCTGAAACGTTCCCTGTGCCTGATGACCGGATATCCGGCAGATGCAGAGATTCAGATCGGAGGGATTCCTCAGCTGGATCTTTCCCATATTTCTTCCCTGAACCTGGAGGCGGACACGGCAATGGCTCTGGGAAATAATTACACTTTGATTGAGAAGCGCCACGGAGGGTCCGGCCGGACGACCACAGGCGTGAAAAACAAGGAAGCCAGTCTTTCTGAGGAAGAGCAGAATGTTACGGTTGCCATGCAGTCCTATTACCAGGGAATCCTTCAGGCGAAGTCCGCTTATGATGCTGCCTGTACCTCTTATGAGAAAGCGGTCCTGGAAAAGAATAAGGCAGACCGTTCCTATCGGCTGGGCATGGTGAGCAAGTTGGGCTATCTCCAGTCCCAGATGGCATTTTTACAGGCCGAGGGTGCAAAGGAGAGCGCTTATAACACCCTGTATCAGGCCTATGATACGTACCGCTGGGCGGTGGAGGGGATCATTAATTCTTCGGAACAGTAGGCTTTGGCTTGCTGGAAAGCAGCTCCGCCAGCTTAAAACGGATATGGATCTTCGGGCTTTCCCGGCTGATCCTCTTATAATCAGATTCATCCATGGAGCTTCTTAAGATTTCTTTGGAAGTATCCGGTACAACTGCATAGGAAGAATCTGTAAAACAAAGAGGAGGATAAAGGACGCACCACCAGTTGCGTCCTTTTCCTTCGCCTATTTTTACACGGACAGCCTCATAATTACCGCAGGGAAATACCATGTCACCATAGGTTTTGGTAGGAAAATAACAATTGGTCAGTTCCATATGTGCAGGATAATCATATCCCAGTTTTTTCATGTAGTGTTCTGCCTTTTTTTCCAGGCTGTCCTTGTGGGAAAGGACATAGCTTTTTGTTTCCTCCAGGGATGCTTTTTCTCCCAGTTCCTCATAAATTGAATTGAGCAGCATGGTGCGCACTTTTAATTTCAGGTTCTGGTCATCAGAACGGTCGCTGTTTGCCAATACGTGAAAGCGCAGGATTTCCGGAGCGATCCTTGCGGCCAGGGCTTCCTCTTCCCGCCTTCCCCCTGACAGGGTCAGTAAAAATGCAATCAGAAAACAGGTAATACATAAGCATAAATCACGTTTCTGTTTCATTGGTGTTCCTCCTTTTTTCTGGAATCTATTTGTAATTGTTACCATATGTGCTATAATATAAACACTGTAAAATTGAGAAATTTGTAAGGAGATCAAAATGGGTAGAAAAACTGCGGTTGTATTATTTGGCGGCCAGTCATCAGAGCATATTGTATCCTGCATGTCGGTAGTCAATGTGATTAACCATATAGATAGAGAAAAGTATGAGGTTGCTTTGATTGGAATCACAGAAGAGGGCCGGTGGATCAAGACAGATTCTGTAGAAGATATTGAAACGGGCACATGGAAAAACGGGACCGTTTCTGCTGTCATTTCTCCTGATGCCACTATGGGAGGCATAATCTTACTGGATGGGGAAAAAACAGAAGTACTTAAGGCTGATGTGGTATTCCCTGTGCTTCATGGACTTCTGGGAGAGGATGGAACCGTACAGGGGCTTTTAGAACTGGCAAGAATTCCTTATGTGGGCTGCGGAGTACTGTCTTCTGCTGTTTCCATGGATAAACTATATACGAAGATTATTGTAGATGACCTGGGAGTCACTCAGGCGGCCTATGTACCGGTGATGCGCCATGACTTAAAGGATATGGATTTGGTGGTAGGTAAGGTGGAGGAAAGGTTCTCTTACCCTGTGTTTGTAAAGCCCTCCAATGCAGGCTCATCAAAGGGTGTGAGCCGGGCAGAGGATCGGAAAGAGCTTATGGAAGCCTTGACGGAGGCAGCGGTCCACGACCGCAAGATTCTGGTGGAAGAGATGATCGTAGGCCGGGAGATCGAATGCGCTGTGTTTGGAGGGGGAAATCTGCCGGCGGAAGCTTCCGGGGTAGGAGAGATCCTTGCTGCAGCGGAATTTTATGACTTTGATGCCAAATATTACAACTCTGATTCCAGAACAGTAGTGGACCCGGTGCTGCCTGAGGGGGCTGCAGAACGGGTGAAAGAAGCTGCCAAGGCGATTTTCCAGGCAGTGGATGGTTACGGCCTGGCCAGAGTGGACTTTTTTGTAAAAGAGGACGGCAGTGTGGTATTCAACGAGATCAATACCATGCCCGGATTTACGGCCATCAGCATGTATCCCATGCTTTGGGAAGCGGCCGGAATGAATAAGGATGAGTTGGTGGGCCGTCTTATGGAGCATGCGATGGACCGTTACCGGTTATAAGATATTTTATATGCGGGAAAGGACCGGCCTGCGGCATACCTTTATGCCCAGAAGCAGGGCGGAAAAGAGAAATGCCTGCGGCATACCTTTATGCCTAACAAGCAGGGCGGAAAAGAGGAAATGGAATGGCAGACAGAAATTCGCCCATAGGGGTGTTTGATTCCGGTGTAGGCGGCCTTACGGTCGCCAGGGAGATTATGCGGCAGATGCCGGATGAAAGGATTGTATATTTCGGAGATACGGCAAGAGTACCCTATGGCAGCAAATCCTGCAGCACAGTGATCCGCTTTACCAGGCAGATCATCCGTTTTTTGCTGACCCAGGATGTAAAGGCGATTGTGATCGCCTGCAATACCGCTACCGCCTGCGCTTTGGAAGCGGTGGAAAAAGAAGTGGAAATTCCCATTGTTGGTGTAATCCATGCAGGGGCAAGGACCGCCGTAGACTCCACAAAAAACGGGAAGATCGGCATCATTGGAACGGAAGGGACCATACGGAGCGGGGTCTACACCAGAGTAATGAAAGAAATGAGAGAGGATATCGATGTGACAGGAAAGCCGTGTCCTCTTTTGGTTCCCCTGGTGGAGGAAGGGCTTTTGCATGATTCCGTTACGGATGAAATCGCTTCCAGATATTTAAGTGAATTAAAGGGAAAATATATAGACACACTGGTATTGGGCTGCACCCATTATCCCCTGCTGCGTTCTACGGTTGGAAGGCTTATGGGGCCAGAGGTGACTTTGGTGAACCCTGCCTATGAAACTGCCCTGGAATTAAAACAGATTCTAGAAGGAAAAGACCTTCTGTGCGGGCAGGAAAGCAATGATGTGGAAAAATACCACTTTTATGTCAGCGACCTGGCAGAGAAATTCACCAGCTTTGCCGCTTCCATTCTTCCGGGACAGGTAAAAGAGACAAAGCAAATAAACATTGAGGAGTACTAAAGGAGTTTTGACTATGACAAGAGATGTTCTCATCAGCATCAGCGGAATGCAGATCGCAGAGGATGACAGCAATTCCGTTGAGATGATAACGGCCGGTGATTATTTCCTGAAAAACGGCAATCACTACATCCTGTATGACGAGATCCAGGAAGATACAGGGGGAGTGACAAGGAACACCATTAAAATCCGCCAATCTGGGCTTGACATTATAAAACGCGGTACCTCCAGCGTTCATATGACCTTTGAAAAAGATAAAAAAAATATGTCCTGTTATGCAACCCCCTTTGGTGAGCTGATGATCGGGATCAGCACAAAGGATATTCTGATTGATGAAGAAGAAGACCGTTTAAAGGTAAGGGTGGCCTATTCTCTTGATATAAATTACCAGCATGTGTCGGAATGCAACATTGTGCTGGATATTCACTCCAAGGCCACAGCGGATTTCCGACTTCTGAACTAAAAAAGACATATGCCATTTTGGCATTATGCCTTTTTTAATCCTTTAGGGAAAGCATTCTTTTAGTAAAGGGATCGCTCCGTATTTTCCTAAAAGATAGTCCTTGGAAAAACTGGCGTCAGACCGGACCTTTATGTCTGCCAGGGTGTAGAGTCTGGATTCATGATACTCATTCATATCTACGAAAGCGACTTCATCACGGCGGAACTGCTGGTTATTTAATATGGAAATATCATAGGTTGTAAACAGGATCTGTATGTTTATATTTTTATCCTGCTGAAAGGTGTCAATAAAAAATTTTATTACAGCTGGATGGAATTCGTTTGATATATTATCAATGATCAGAACGCCTCCCCTTTGGGACAGATGGTATACCTGTATGAATAATTGAAGATATTTCATTGTGCCCAGGGACACTTTTGTATAATCCATATACTGCATCCGGTACTGGCCGGTGTCCCGGGATTTCACCAGGTATCCAAGTTTCGGGACCCCCTTATCAACAATAAATTCTTCTGCGGGGATTCCCAGTTTTCTTAGCTGGGCCAATGCATAATTAAGGGCGTCCGGATTTTCAAGGGCCTTGTATACCCTTCCATCCATAATCAAATGACCTGCAAGCTGAAATGGTTCAAGGAAATCGCAGTAATAAGCGATCTGCTTGGAAAAAAAGGTTTCAAAAGGTTCCATAAAGGCCGTGATTTCAGGAATATCAAGGCAAGATAAGATCGAACAGAATAAACGGTCCTGATGAGGGTGGATCCCTGCCTTCTGGCGCAGGACCTTTTCATATTGTCGTCCAATGGTAATCTCATCCTCATTCCGCGTAAATACCACATGATTGTCCACAGCCATATTTTCCGTGAGAATTTTCCTGTTGAGGACAGAAAAGCCGTATTCATAGACCCGCTGTCCGCTGATAAAGGAAAGTTCCATTTCCGTGGGCTGAGTATTGGTTTCCTCATCCAGGAACGGAAGGATCTTGTCCAAAGAACTGATCTGAAGGAGGGACATAAAATGTTTTCTAGGAATGTCTTCCATTGAAAAAAGCTGCCAGAAAATAAACGAATGGAAGCTGGTAAAGGCGAGAAAAAGATTGGTTTTCCCGCTGGAGTTAGCCCCATATACGGCTAGTGTTTTAATCAGTTTTTTATTGCCTGCCTTTACCAGATGGTCTGGGTGTTCCTTGTAATTAACCGCCTTCATATCAATATAAGTTTCATCCAGAAAGGAACGGAAGTTTTTAAAGCGAAAAGAAATTATCATGGTATATTATCCTCCTTTTCGAAATTATACTGTAAAATTATGTAAAAATAAACAAGAATGCAAAAAAAGTTGATTACCATGTGATAATTTCGTCAAGAAGCTGCTGTTGTTCCTGGCTGGAACGGGTAAGATAGATTCTTGTAGTCTCAATGCTTTCATGCCCCATTAAATCGGCTAAAAGAGAGATATCATTAAAACAGGCTAAAAAGTTTTTTGCAAAACGGTGACGGAAGGAATGGGGGTAAACCGTGTCAGGATCGATCCCATACCGCTTCGCCAGATGCTTTAGCTGAGAATTAATGCCTCTGGGAGTGATCAGACGTCCGTCTTTATTTAGAAAGAGAAAGCCGCTTCGCTTGTCCTTATCATGGCACCATTCCAGGGCTTCCTGGCATAAAGAATCCGGAAAATAAATGCGTCGCACCTTTCCGCCTTTGGAATAGAGGTCCAGATACCCCAGGTTTAAATGTTCCACCTTGATCTGCACCAGCACACTGACCCTTGCGCCGGTCGCTGCCAGAAATCGGACGATAAAATACCAGAAGTAATTTTTTTCTTCTTTTAACTTTCCTTTTAATAGCTCATAGTCTTCATTTGAAATAACGGAGTCCATAAAGGTTTTTTGCTGGACTTTCACGGAAGGCAAATGGTATGAGGCAATGAATGTGTATTCTTCTCCGCTGGTTTCGGTCAGAAACCGTGAATAATGGTTCATGGCATGGATCCGCTGATTGACGGTTGCCGGACGATAGTGGCTGATTAAGTAGTTCTTGTACCGCTGGAGGCTTTCCGGTGTAATTTCCTTATTCAGGCTGAAAAAAAGGCGGACACTGCCCTCGTAGGCGGTAATCGTATTGTTAGACAAATTCTTTTTCTTCAGAAATTTCTTATAATCATTAAGTAATTCTTCATTTTCCATAGTTTTCTACCAATTTACAATCTGATTTACAATCTGTTTTTGTTCTGTGCTGCTGCGGTGAAGATAGATTCTTGTGGTTTCGATGCTTTCATGCCCTAAAATATCAGAAAGCATGGATATGTCCCCGCAGTTTTCAATAAAGTTTTTTGCAAAACGGTGGCGGAAGGAATGGGGGTAAACCACGTTGGGATCCAGGTCATAGAGAACGGTAAATTTTTTCAGCTGCCCGCGGATCCCGGCAGGCGTAATAGGATCCCCATAACGGTTTAGAAATACGTAACCGCTTACCCGGTCAATCTGGTTCAGCCATTTCAATGCATCCACACGAAGGCTTTTTGGGATGTAAATCCTTCTTATTTTATTATCCTTGGAGTAAATATCCATATGGCCGCATTTCACATGCTCTACCTTGATCTGTACCAGTTCACTGACACGGACGCCGGTGGCGGCCATAAAGCGTATGACAAAGTAATACAGCATGTTTCCGGACCGTATGAGACATTTTTTTAAATATTCGTAATCTGCCTGACTGATGACGTTTTCCAGGAAGGTCTTCTGCTGGATCCGTATCATCAGCATTTTAGAAGATGACAGCTTTAATGACTCCATATAGCAGTTGAGAGCTCTGATTCTTAAGTTAACGGTTTGGGGCTTATAATGCTCCATAAGGTAACATTTATAAAGCATCAGGTTATCATGGCTGATCACATGATATAATCCGAGAAATTGTTTTACTGCGTATAGATACACGTGAATGGTGTTGGAGGACATGTTGTTAAATTCCAGGTAGTCATGGAAATCATCGAGGCTCTGTTCTACGGGGCTTTTATTCTCTGCTTCTGAACAAGTTACAGCGTTTGTTGTCATATTATTTCTCCTCCTTGTATCATGATGCAAAAATAGTTTACCACAAGTATATAAGTAAAGTGCAAATAAATCAAGAAAATTTCGAAAAAATAGTAAAAAATATTGGTTAAACACATATAAAATACCTTCTGCTTTCGATAATTTCCATTATAGGAAGTATAATTACCTCGTAATGCAATTAGGAATTTCGAAAAGTATTTCAAAAAGAAAAAAGGAGAGTGCATTAATTATGAGAAAGCAGACAAAATTAGTTGCTGTTTTATCTACAGCAGCACTGCTTGCATTAGGCGCTTCCATGTCCTCTTTCGCAGCAACTGGCTGGCAGGAAGAAAATGGTACATGGGTGTACTATGACAAGAACGGCGACACAGTAACAGAGAAATGGGCAAAATCCGGTGATAACTGGTTCTACCTTAACGAAGATGGCGAGATGGCTACCGATGCTCTTGTTGAGTACAATGACAATTACTACTATGTTGATGAGAACGGTTCCATGGTAGCTAATAAGTGGGTTTCCATTGAAAATGACAATTATGATGGCGATGATGATAATGAGCCGGTAAATCACTGGTACTATTTCGGAGCTAATGGTAAGGCTTATAAGAGCTCCAGCAGCAGCAACACAGCTTCTTTTAAGACAATTAACGGCAAGAAATATATCTTTGATGATGAAGCTAAGATGTTATATGGCTGGATTAATGAGTCTGGACAGAGAGAAACTGGTGATGATGCTTGGAGAACAGATAATAGCTTATATTACTGTGGCGATGAGAACGATGGTGCTCAGGCAAATGGATGGGTATTCCTTCACATCACTGATAATCAGTGGGAATCCACTGAGGACATAGGCGTTTCTAGCAAAAATACTTTTGATGATGAAGAACAGGATCGTTGGTTCTACTTCAAGGGTAATGGTAAGAAAATGGTTGACAAAAAAGGTGAGACCATTAATGGCAAAAAGTACAGCTTTGATGAAGATGGCCGTATGAATGCTGAGTGGGTTAACTGGGATGCAACTCCAACAACAGCTACTGCAACACAGGGCACTGCTGCATACACGAAAGGTTTCAGATATTATGGAAGTCCAGAAGATGGCGCAAGAGTAACCAAAGGTTGGTTCCAGGTAGTGCCGGATTCATACTTAAGTGAAGACGACTATAATGACGATTCTGAGAACTGGTACTATTCTGACAAAGATGGTAAATTAGTTGCTGGTGAAATGAAGACAATCAACGGCAAGAAGTATGCTTTTAATAACAGCGGCGTTATGCTTGATGGATTTAGATTCATTAAACTTGCTTCTGATAATAAAACTATTTCCGCTATTGCAAATAAGGATACTAAAGACGAACCTACAGTTAAGTTAGTATCTGATAGTGACTACAAGTTTGATACAACCGACGGCTTTAAGAAGCATGCTTCTTCTTGGGAAGCTTCTGACTACAAGCTTTATTACTTCGGATCTGGCGATGACGGTTCTATGAAGATCAATAAGCAGAATGTAGACATCGATGGCGATTCTCACAGCTTCTTATTCAACAAGTCCGGAAGCTTCAAGGGTGCTGGTAAGACTGGTATCGACAATAAGAAATATTATCAGTCTGGTATGTTAATGGCAGCCGACAAAGATGACAAGTATGCTGTTGTTAAAGTTAACAAGACTGGTTCAAATGTTAACTATGTTCAGATCATGACAACTGATGAGTTCTTAAAAGACATGGAAGATAACTTTAATGTAGTATCTGTTGTAACAGATACTAACAAGTATTCTGAAGAATATACTATTCCGGCTGCAGTAACAGACAGTGCTACTGTTGAATACAGAGTAGTTAATACTTCTGGTACTGTTCAGAAGAGCAAGAGCAAAGCCAAAGATGGTAATGATCGTTGCTATGAAGTAGCAAGCAATGGTAACATCGTAAGAGTTTTCGTAGAAAACTAATAAATTAGACTTATGCTAATATACGGAGCGGGATTATTATTAATCCCGCTCCATTATTGTATGGCGGTCTTTTAATAAACCACCTGCTATGCAGGTGTGACCACAGTCGGCTTCAACTTCAAGTAAAAAACCTCCAGTGATATAATAAGTGTGGGTTCGCAACCGCACAAATTAATCAAAGGAGGTTATCCAAATGGATATGAATAGTTTATCACATTCGAAATGGGAATGTAAGTACCATATTGTATTTGCGCCAAAATACCGAAGAAAAGTAGTATACGGAGAATTAAAACAAGATATTGCAAATATTTTGAGTATGCTGTGTAAGAGAAAAGGTGTAGAAATAATAGAAGCAGAAATATGTCCAGATCATGTGCATATGTAAGTGAGAATACCACCGAATATTAGTGTTTCAAGCTTTATGGGGTATCTAAAAGGAAAAAGTACGCTAATGATTTTCGAACGACATGCAAATTTAAAAAACAAGTATGGAAACAGACATTTTTGGTGTCGTGGATATTATGTTGATACAGTAGGGAAGAATGCAAAGAAAATACAAGAGTATATTCAAAATCAATTAAAAGAGGATTTAGAATATGATCAAATGACATTAAAAGAATATATAGACCCGTTCACGGGTGAGCCGGTAAAACAAAACAAGAAATAGTGAGCCCTTAAGGGCTCTGTAGAAAAAAGTTTGTGCGGCTGTAGAACTTTTTCGATGAGCCTTTAGGCTCCAATGTCGGTAATAACCCCTTATAGGGGTAGAGCAAGCCACCGGCTAAGCCGGTGGTCTTGACTTATGGATTCAATTTCAATGTTCGGAGTGGAATTTATTTGAATTCTACCTCATTCATGCATTTGTAACTGTTTTGTTAACTATGATAATATACTGAAAAATGTCTCTCTGGCTGTTTTTAAAATTGAAGAGGGTCAAATTTACATCTACTTATCCTCTGGCTGGGATAATTATTGATTGTACAGCTTTGGGATATATTTAGGCTAAGGAGGCTTAACAGACATAATCCCTTTCTTTTTAAGAAATCAGTATAAGCCTGGAAGCGTGAATATCCCAACTGCATAAAACTCACCCAGAATACTATGGGGCCAGTATGAGGATTGCACTTACGAATATCCAGAATTGCTTGATATCCTCAGAGGAATGTTGATTGGGAGGGTGAAGAGCTTGCCTGTACCACTCAGAGACCCAATTGAACAGTCTCAATTGGTTTTGGACTTGATGACAGCCTTAAAGACCCCGTATTTTGGGCATATTTAAAAGTATAGACGATGCATCATATCCTGTGTATACTGACCTTGTGGAAATATCTCTTTCAGTTTGTTCTTTTGGGACCGCGATTAGTATATAACACAGAAATGGTATTTCTGTTTTTTGATTATTCAGTTGTACTCTTGTATTGTAATCCTACAATCCTAGGAGAATCCTAGGATAATACTATCTTGCAGATACAAGAATTAAATGATATACTAAAAAAAGAATTAATTTGAAAGGGAGAATAAGGATGGAGAAACAAGAAGGAAAAAGCCCTTTTTTATCATTGGTTATTAGTATATATGTCTTATTAATAGGTGTTGGGATTCCTATTGTTGTTAGGGATAGGTATTTTGATATACTTATAGTTAAGTATTACTTTTATTGTGCTTGTACGATATTGATGACAATATTGGTAGCGGGGCATTTTATCGTGACGGGTGCGAGGCAGAGAATATTCAATATTAAAAGTTTTTTTTTGAATAGTCTAAAAAGTTGTACTATCGCGGATTATGCTGTATTAATATATCTATTGGTTGCTATTATATCGACTTTTTCATCAGACTATCTATATGAGTCATTCTGGGGTAACGAGGGAAGATATACAGGCCTATTTTTAACAATATGGTATGTGATTAGTTATTTTTGTGTAAGCAGATATTGGAAGTTTAAAAATTGGTATATTGATGTTATTCTAGCGGCAGGAATGCTTGTTTGTCTGTTTGGGATTACCGATTATTTTAAATTAGACATTTTTCATTTTAAAATTGCTATGATTGAAGAACAGAGGTCAATTTTTACATCAACGATTGGAAACATTAATACCTATACCGCATATGTTGGGATACTGGTAGCTATTTCCACAGTATTGTTTGCGACAGATAGAAAAATTAAAAACATGATGTGGCACTATTTCTGTATGGTGATCAGTTTTTTTGCAATTATTATGGGAGTGAGTGACAATGCATATCTTTCTCTAGGTGTATTATTTGGATTTTTACCATTATATTTATTTAAAAATGTAAAAGGTATTCAAAGATATATCATTATATTAGCAACTTTCTTTTCAGTAATTCAATGCATTGATTGGATAAATAATTATTTTGGAGAAAGTGTTCTTGGAATCCAAAGCGCATTTGATGTGTTTATAAGATTTCGTGGATTATTATATTTAGTAATGTTATTATGGGGAATTGCCATATTATCTCATATAATTGCATATAAGAGCAAACTTGATTCTGATAAGCTTGGAAAAATATTCAGATACCTTTGGATTGCAATTCTTTTACTTATTATATTGTCAGTATTATATGTACTTTATGATTGCAATGTATCTGGCAATGCGAATAGATATGGAAATTTAAGCTCATATTTTCTCTTTAATGATGATTGGGGAACTAGCAGAGGATATATCTGGAGAAAAGGTATGGAATGTTATCAGAGTTTGCCTTTGTGGAAAAAAATCGTCGGATTTGGGCCTGAAACTTTTGGAATTTTAGTAATGCAAAAAACTGTAAATAATCCATATAACCAATTGTATGATAGTGCACACAACGAATATCTTCATTTGCTAACTACGGTTGGATTCGCGGGATTGACAGCTTATTTTGTTTTTATATTTGGATATATAAGGAGATGCCTTCATTATATAAATAGAACACCGTATATTGTGGCTATTATGTTTGGTGTTATTTGTTATAGTGTTCAAGCGTTTGTAAATCTCAACCTTCCGATTGTTACGCCTATATTCTGGCTTCTGTTAGGTATGGGAGCTGTAAAATCAATGGAAGAGTAATGGTGAGATAAAAATAAAAACTTAAGATTCTGATGATTATAACTTTTGGGAGTTTTTTGGCTCTTTGTCAACAGTTGGGGTGAGATTCATCTGAATCTCGCTCCGCTCTTGCATTTAGAGCTTATTTATTAAGGCTCTTTGTCAATAGTTGGGGTGGGATTCGTTTGAATCTCGCTCCATTCTTTGCTTAGAGCTATTTTTTTAATGATGAATGGGGTACCCACATAGGTTATATATGGAGAAATGCTATGGTATGTTTTTCTGGATTTCCACTGTGGAAAAAGTTGGTAGGATTTGGTCAGGAAACATTTGGAATTTTATTGATGCATCAAACAAAGGGCAATATTTATAACGAGATATTTGATAGCGCACATAATGAATATTCGCAATATCTGCTTACTATTGGAATTGCTGGTCTTATTTCCTATGTAGCATTTATATTGGCTTGCATAAAAAATTGTATTAGACATAAAGTTGAAAATCCGCTTATGATAGCTTAAGCCTTTGGTATAATTTGTTATAGTGTTCAAGCATTTGTAAATTTTAACTTTCCTATAGTTACACCAATTTTCTGGTTGTTATTGGGAAAGGGAAGTGCAAAATCTATAGAAGAATTATAATATTAATGGAAAGGAAGCTTTTGGCAGCCTCTCCATTGCTAATATTAATGAAGCAAGTCATTAAGTAAATATTAAGTAATATATGAAAATATTAGAAAAAATGTAAAGAAATATTATTATCTTATAATAGCCGAAGGAGTTGCGGTATTTTATTCAAGATGCTATACTATGGAAGTATACTTGAATATTTCTATAAAACATAAAATGTAAAATGCATATTTTATAAATAGGGAGTAGGTTATATTGAAAGAATCTAAAGAAAAATATAAACGTATTATAAAGCTTCTTTTTTCTACTGTTATGGTAATGGGATTAGGTAGTATATATGCATATGTCTGGATTGAATATTATAATAAACACGTGATTCAACTGGGATTTTACCGACGCGGTAATTGGATGATTGTATTGCTTTATTGTATATT is a window of [Clostridium] saccharolyticum WM1 DNA encoding:
- a CDS encoding TolC family protein, producing MRKKGYLPACMAVTLALSSALPVYGAAGPGQTVISIPAGMTEEQWNKLQDQTIEFEELSDRVRYFNPDLQNIVDSAGNEKSNQQYVYDEMKIYIRDLNDNAKSLKDSGAADTDAGKQAYQALKDAVKKLNNGAETLDKVIKRIDKGVNKNVDRYSKTFSSAVGQIMIGYNSALANRAMVQKVLDVSKAGYEAQTLSFQQGMATEADVLEANKGVLAAQASLEQLDNTIDGLKRSLCLMTGYPADAEIQIGGIPQLDLSHISSLNLEADTAMALGNNYTLIEKRHGGSGRTTTGVKNKEASLSEEEQNVTVAMQSYYQGILQAKSAYDAACTSYEKAVLEKNKADRSYRLGMVSKLGYLQSQMAFLQAEGAKESAYNTLYQAYDTYRWAVEGIINSSEQ
- the spoIIR gene encoding stage II sporulation protein R: MKQKRDLCLCITCFLIAFLLTLSGGRREEEALAARIAPEILRFHVLANSDRSDDQNLKLKVRTMLLNSIYEELGEKASLEETKSYVLSHKDSLEKKAEHYMKKLGYDYPAHMELTNCYFPTKTYGDMVFPCGNYEAVRVKIGEGKGRNWWCVLYPPLCFTDSSYAVVPDTSKEILRSSMDESDYKRISRESPKIHIRFKLAELLSSKPKPTVPKN
- a CDS encoding D-alanine--D-alanine ligase family protein — translated: MGRKTAVVLFGGQSSEHIVSCMSVVNVINHIDREKYEVALIGITEEGRWIKTDSVEDIETGTWKNGTVSAVISPDATMGGIILLDGEKTEVLKADVVFPVLHGLLGEDGTVQGLLELARIPYVGCGVLSSAVSMDKLYTKIIVDDLGVTQAAYVPVMRHDLKDMDLVVGKVEERFSYPVFVKPSNAGSSKGVSRAEDRKELMEALTEAAVHDRKILVEEMIVGREIECAVFGGGNLPAEASGVGEILAAAEFYDFDAKYYNSDSRTVVDPVLPEGAAERVKEAAKAIFQAVDGYGLARVDFFVKEDGSVVFNEINTMPGFTAISMYPMLWEAAGMNKDELVGRLMEHAMDRYRL
- the murI gene encoding glutamate racemase, whose protein sequence is MADRNSPIGVFDSGVGGLTVAREIMRQMPDERIVYFGDTARVPYGSKSCSTVIRFTRQIIRFLLTQDVKAIVIACNTATACALEAVEKEVEIPIVGVIHAGARTAVDSTKNGKIGIIGTEGTIRSGVYTRVMKEMREDIDVTGKPCPLLVPLVEEGLLHDSVTDEIASRYLSELKGKYIDTLVLGCTHYPLLRSTVGRLMGPEVTLVNPAYETALELKQILEGKDLLCGQESNDVEKYHFYVSDLAEKFTSFAASILPGQVKETKQINIEEY
- a CDS encoding DUF1934 domain-containing protein encodes the protein MTRDVLISISGMQIAEDDSNSVEMITAGDYFLKNGNHYILYDEIQEDTGGVTRNTIKIRQSGLDIIKRGTSSVHMTFEKDKKNMSCYATPFGELMIGISTKDILIDEEEDRLKVRVAYSLDINYQHVSECNIVLDIHSKATADFRLLN
- a CDS encoding AAA family ATPase, producing MIISFRFKNFRSFLDETYIDMKAVNYKEHPDHLVKAGNKKLIKTLAVYGANSSGKTNLFLAFTSFHSFIFWQLFSMEDIPRKHFMSLLQISSLDKILPFLDEETNTQPTEMELSFISGQRVYEYGFSVLNRKILTENMAVDNHVVFTRNEDEITIGRQYEKVLRQKAGIHPHQDRLFCSILSCLDIPEITAFMEPFETFFSKQIAYYCDFLEPFQLAGHLIMDGRVYKALENPDALNYALAQLRKLGIPAEEFIVDKGVPKLGYLVKSRDTGQYRMQYMDYTKVSLGTMKYLQLFIQVYHLSQRGGVLIIDNISNEFHPAVIKFFIDTFQQDKNINIQILFTTYDISILNNQQFRRDEVAFVDMNEYHESRLYTLADIKVRSDASFSKDYLLGKYGAIPLLKECFP
- a CDS encoding tyrosine-type recombinase/integrase, encoding MENEELLNDYKKFLKKKNLSNNTITAYEGSVRLFFSLNKEITPESLQRYKNYLISHYRPATVNQRIHAMNHYSRFLTETSGEEYTFIASYHLPSVKVQQKTFMDSVISNEDYELLKGKLKEEKNYFWYFIVRFLAATGARVSVLVQIKVEHLNLGYLDLYSKGGKVRRIYFPDSLCQEALEWCHDKDKRSGFLFLNKDGRLITPRGINSQLKHLAKRYGIDPDTVYPHSFRHRFAKNFLACFNDISLLADLMGHESIETTRIYLTRSSQEQQQLLDEIITW
- a CDS encoding tyrosine-type recombinase/integrase; this encodes MTTNAVTCSEAENKSPVEQSLDDFHDYLEFNNMSSNTIHVYLYAVKQFLGLYHVISHDNLMLYKCYLMEHYKPQTVNLRIRALNCYMESLKLSSSKMLMIRIQQKTFLENVISQADYEYLKKCLIRSGNMLYYFVIRFMAATGVRVSELVQIKVEHVKCGHMDIYSKDNKIRRIYIPKSLRVDALKWLNQIDRVSGYVFLNRYGDPITPAGIRGQLKKFTVLYDLDPNVVYPHSFRHRFAKNFIENCGDISMLSDILGHESIETTRIYLHRSSTEQKQIVNQIVNW